A portion of the Calothrix sp. 336/3 genome contains these proteins:
- the thrC gene encoding threonine synthase: protein MTVAIANQAQETNSALQVLKCKECGAEYELKASHVCELCFGPLEVKYDYNALRLTVTREKIQAGPNSMWRYRPFLPVATDNYIDVGTGMTPLVRSHRLARRLGLNKLYIKNDAVNMPTLSFKDRVVSVALSRARELGFTTVSCASTGNLANSTAAIAAHAGLDCCVFIPADLEAGKILGSLIYSPTLMAVKGNYDQVNRLCSEVANTHGWGFVNINLRPYYSEGSKTLGFEVAEQLGWELPDQIVAPLASGSLFTKIYKGFNEFVEVGLVEGKAVKFNGAQAEGCSPIAEAFREDRDFIKPVKPNTIAKSIAIGNPADGIYAVEIAKKTGGSIESVTDAEIIEGMKLLAETEGIFTETAGGTTVAVLKKLVEAGKINPDETTVVYITGNGLKTQEAIQGYIGEPLTIEAKLDSFENAWERSRTLERLEWQQVLV from the coding sequence ATGACAGTTGCGATCGCCAATCAAGCCCAAGAAACCAATTCCGCGCTCCAAGTATTGAAGTGTAAAGAGTGTGGAGCAGAGTACGAGCTCAAAGCCAGTCACGTTTGCGAGTTGTGCTTTGGTCCATTGGAAGTTAAGTATGATTACAACGCCCTACGCCTAACCGTCACCCGTGAGAAGATTCAAGCGGGACCCAACTCCATGTGGCGCTATCGCCCCTTCCTACCCGTCGCTACAGACAACTATATAGATGTGGGAACAGGTATGACTCCCCTGGTTCGTTCCCATCGTTTAGCCCGTCGCCTGGGTCTTAATAAGCTTTATATTAAAAATGATGCGGTAAATATGCCCACCCTGAGCTTCAAGGATCGGGTGGTATCCGTAGCACTGTCACGGGCAAGGGAATTAGGTTTTACCACCGTTTCCTGTGCTAGTACCGGTAACTTAGCAAATTCTACCGCCGCGATCGCCGCCCATGCTGGTTTAGATTGTTGCGTATTCATCCCCGCCGACTTAGAAGCAGGTAAGATTCTGGGTAGCTTAATCTATAGCCCCACCCTGATGGCAGTTAAAGGTAACTATGACCAAGTTAACCGTCTGTGTTCAGAAGTCGCGAATACCCACGGCTGGGGATTTGTCAATATTAACCTGCGCCCCTACTACTCTGAAGGTTCTAAAACCCTCGGTTTTGAAGTTGCCGAACAATTAGGATGGGAACTACCTGATCAAATCGTCGCTCCCCTAGCATCCGGTTCCCTGTTCACCAAAATTTACAAAGGTTTCAACGAATTTGTCGAAGTTGGCTTGGTAGAAGGTAAAGCCGTAAAATTTAATGGCGCTCAAGCAGAGGGTTGTTCCCCCATCGCTGAAGCATTCCGGGAAGATAGAGACTTTATTAAACCTGTGAAACCCAACACAATTGCTAAATCCATTGCAATTGGTAATCCCGCAGATGGTATCTACGCGGTAGAAATTGCCAAGAAAACAGGTGGTAGCATTGAATCTGTAACCGATGCTGAGATTATCGAGGGTATGAAGTTACTCGCAGAAACTGAAGGTATCTTCACAGAAACAGCAGGTGGTACAACTGTTGCCGTGCTGAAAAAATTAGTGGAAGCTGGCAAAATCAACCCAGACGAAACCACTGTAGTTTACATCACAGGTAATGGCTTGAAAACCCAGGAAGCAATTCAAGGTTATATCGGTGAACCCCTAACCATTGAAGCCAAATTAGATAGCTTTGAAAATGCTTGGGAACGTTCTCGCACCTTAGAACGCTTGGAATGGCAACAAGTACTTGTTTAG
- a CDS encoding MoaD/ThiS family protein, translating into MSVKVLVPTALQKFTNNQATLDCSGASISELIESLEQVCPGIKSRLCDEAGQPRRFLNLYVNSEDIRFLDGVETPLKDGDEVSIVPAVAGG; encoded by the coding sequence ATGTCCGTCAAAGTTTTGGTTCCAACCGCACTACAAAAATTCACAAATAATCAAGCTACACTCGATTGTAGCGGTGCTAGTATTTCTGAACTGATAGAATCTTTAGAGCAGGTTTGTCCAGGAATTAAATCGCGTTTGTGTGATGAAGCTGGGCAACCTCGACGGTTTTTAAATTTGTATGTGAATAGTGAAGATATTCGCTTTTTGGATGGGGTAGAAACTCCCCTCAAAGATGGTGATGAGGTAAGTATTGTTCCTGCTGTTGCCGGTGGTTAA
- the hemB gene encoding porphobilinogen synthase gives MSTEISTAETKESVIETTSNLPYRPRRLRRSETLRRMVRETILTVDDLIYPMFVMEGENQRMEIASMPGCYRYTLDLLLPEIAAVYKLGVGAIALFPVIPEVKKDETGTESYNRDGLVQRTVKAIKETVPGIVVITDVALDPFTTHGHDGIVDENGVILNDPTVEVLVKMAVSQAEAGADMVAPSDMMDGRVGAIRQALDAEGYIDVRILAYSAKYASAYYGPFRDALDSAPKFGDKKTYQMDAANAREAIKEVELDIAEGADIVMVKPALAYLDIIRQIKDKTNVPVAAYNVSGEYAMIKAAAANGWIDEKKVILETLTSMKRAGADLILTYFAKEVALMLN, from the coding sequence ATGTCTACCGAAATTTCAACAGCAGAAACTAAAGAAAGTGTAATAGAAACAACATCCAATCTACCCTATCGTCCCCGTCGCCTTCGTCGGAGTGAGACTTTGCGGAGAATGGTACGGGAAACAATTTTGACGGTAGATGATTTGATTTATCCCATGTTTGTGATGGAGGGGGAAAATCAACGGATGGAAATTGCCTCTATGCCGGGATGCTATCGTTATACTTTGGACTTACTGTTGCCGGAAATTGCCGCAGTTTATAAGCTCGGAGTCGGGGCGATCGCTCTGTTCCCAGTAATTCCGGAAGTAAAAAAAGATGAGACAGGTACAGAAAGCTACAATCGCGATGGTTTAGTGCAGCGCACAGTCAAAGCCATCAAGGAAACGGTACCAGGAATAGTCGTAATTACCGATGTTGCCCTAGACCCATTTACTACCCACGGGCATGATGGTATCGTCGATGAAAATGGGGTAATTCTCAATGATCCCACCGTGGAAGTCTTGGTGAAAATGGCAGTTTCCCAGGCAGAGGCAGGAGCGGATATGGTCGCACCTTCTGATATGATGGATGGTCGAGTAGGGGCAATTCGCCAAGCTTTAGATGCCGAAGGTTATATAGATGTGAGAATTCTCGCATATTCTGCCAAGTACGCTTCTGCTTATTATGGTCCCTTCCGCGATGCCTTGGATTCAGCACCGAAATTTGGTGACAAAAAAACCTATCAAATGGATGCAGCTAACGCCAGAGAAGCAATTAAAGAGGTAGAGTTAGACATTGCCGAAGGAGCTGATATTGTCATGGTGAAACCAGCCCTGGCATACTTAGATATTATTCGCCAAATCAAAGATAAAACAAATGTACCTGTCGCCGCTTATAACGTTAGTGGTGAGTATGCCATGATTAAAGCTGCGGCTGCCAATGGTTGGATTGATGAGAAAAAGGTGATTTTAGAAACATTAACTAGTATGAAGCGTGCAGGTGCGGATTTAATTCTCACCTATTTTGCCAAGGAAGTGGCGCTAATGCTCAACTAA